One Diospyros lotus cultivar Yz01 chromosome 1, ASM1463336v1, whole genome shotgun sequence genomic window carries:
- the LOC127811765 gene encoding uncharacterized protein LOC127811765, translated as MAFGKRKFKELVEVHECSSEDSEAEDTNDVSKEQSGLHVSEEELIKVSYNSKSKPLLEEVTICGAVQGKNLGGSKSWQCKHCKIQKNSSYTRIHYHFFGPPPGKKVGIQRCSVMMNDRTEYEKLRKRVQEAEKAGVCLSLRNSRIIKKEKIQPANQIEEAFSTMRRDVVDLQVMKALCANGIPFNVLRNPQWCEMVRAINHAPAGYKCPSYEKARTTLLDECKRSVENDLGPIKETWYHQGVSIVSDGWSNVKHQPLINVLAVNRRGAMFMYADDFSGIEKTGAAISQYLLKVIEEIGASNVLQVVTDNAANCKLAGKEIEKVHKHIFWSPCVVHTLNLVFKDFANSFEWLKSTYKMGKAIVKYFVNHSQSLAIFRSNSRLDLLKVAKTRFASHYIMLKRLIDCREALATTIFQKTWKEWVKNGDERTRTMGALVSDIIIREEFWEEVENIITITKPIYLLIKFSDGDGAKMGEMYERMDVMLGEIKDIMKENKYASDYPEMERIVLARWEK; from the coding sequence ATGGCTTTTGGGAAGAGAAAATTCAAGGAATTGGTTGAGGTGCATGAATGTTCAAGTGAAGATAGTGAAGCTGAAGATACTAATGATGTGTCTAAAGAACAATCAGGTCTACATGTATCAGAGGAAGAGCTTATAAAAGTAAGTTataattcaaagtcaaagccgtTGCTAGAGGAGGTTACCATATGTGGTGCTGTACAAGGTAAGAATCTGGGAGGCTCAAAAAGTTGGCAATGTAAACACtgcaaaatacaaaagaatagCTCATATACAAGAAtacattatcatttttttgGTCCTCCACCTGGAAAGAAGGTAGGGATACAAAGATGCTCTGTAATGATGAATGATAGGActgaatatgaaaaattaagaaagagaGTTCAAGAGGCAGAAAAGGCAGGTGTGTGTCTCTCTCTTAGGAATTCTAGaatcattaaaaaagaaaagatacaaCCTGCAAATCAAATTGAAGAAGCTTTCAGTACAATGAGGAGAGATGTTGTGGATTTACAAGTGATGAAGGCATTGTGTGCCAATGGAATTCCATTCAATGTTTTAAGAAACCCTCAATGGTGTGAGATGGTAAGAGCAATTAACCATGCTCCTGCTGGTTATAAGTGTCCTTCATATGAAAAGGCAAGAACAACATTGTTGGATGAATGTAAAAGGAGTGTTGAGAATGATTTAGGACCAATAAAAGAGACTTGGTATCATCAAGGGGTTTCAATAGTTTCTGATGGTTGGTCTAATGTCAAGCACCAGCCACTGATTAATGTTCTAGCAGTGAACCGTAGAGGAGCTATGTTCATGTATGCTGATGATTTTTCTGGTATTGAAAAAACAGGGGCAGCTATCTCACAGTATTTGTTGAAGGTTATTGAAGAAATTGGTGCATCCAATGTTCTTCAAGTGGTTACTGACAATGCTGCCAATTGCAAATTGGCAGGAAAGGAAATTGAAAAGGTACacaagcatattttttggtcACCTTGTGTTGTGCACACATTGAATTTGGTATTTAAGGATTTTGCTAATTCATTTGAGTGGTTGAAGAGCACATACAAGATGGGAAAAGCTATAGTTAAATACTTTGTTAACCATTCACAATCTTTGGCAATTTTTCGAAGTAATTCTAGACTTGATTTGCTTAAAGTGGCCAAGACAAGATTTGCCTCCCATTACATCATGTTGAAGAGGCTAATAGATTGTAGGGAGGCACTTGCtacaacaatttttcaaaaaacatgGAAAGAATGGGTGAAAAATGGGgatgaaagaacaagaacaatgggTGCTTTAGTTTCTGATATTATAATTCGTGAAGAATTTTGGGAAGAAGTTGAAAATATTATCACCATTACCAAACCAATTTATTTGCTAATCAAATTTTCTGATGGTGATGGTGCCAAGATGGGAGAAATGTACGAAAGAATGGATGTTATGCTTGGAGAAATAAAAGATATCATGAAGGAAAACAAGTATGCAAGCGATTATCCTGAAATGGAAAGAATTGTGTTGGCTAGGTGGGAGAAATGA
- the LOC127811851 gene encoding uncharacterized protein LOC127811851: MNIPMHCLGFALSPKYYDLHYLDRPAPGGDPRRPPNLDREVISGVMEAFSRIAESEEEHKLLREQFAIFHMKKGLYAMAAAQMDAVTMDGIDWWSTYGSETPDLAEVAKKVLSQPVSSSSAERNWSTYSYIHSVKRNRLNCTRADKLVFIHSNIRLQSRFLENYKEGPFRKWDIDPDDSCIEDSTLRLEDLRWRNLDEDFGDVPNRDEDMKEGSTSTSASFVTKPRRPSKTSTAKGKGRKC, encoded by the coding sequence ATGAACATTCCAATGCATTGTCTTGGGTTTGCTTTGAGTCCTAAGTATTATGACCTTCATTATCTTGATAGACCAGCCCCTGGAGGAGATCCTAGAAGGCCTCCAAATCTGGACAGAGAAGTTATTTCAGGTGTTATGGAAGCTTTTTCAAGAATTGCTGAAAGTGAGGAAGAACATAAACTTTTACGTGAACAATTTGCTATTTTTCACATGAAGAAAGGATTATATGCAATGGCAGCAGCTCAAATGGATGCAGTAACAATGGATGGAATTGATTGGTGGTCCACATATGGCTCAGAGACTCCAGATTTGGCAGAGGTAGCAAAAAAGGTATTATCACAGCCAGTAAGTAGTTCTTCtgctgaaagaaattggagcacatATTCTTATATTCACAGTGTTAAAAGGAATAGATTAAATTGTACAAGAGCTGATAAGCTAGTGTTTATTCACTCAAACATTAGACTTCAATCACGTTTCTTGGAAAACTACAAAGAGGGGCCATTTAGGAAATGGGATATAGATCCAGATGATTCGTGCATAGAAGATTCTACCCTAAGACTTGAGGATCTAAGatggagaaatttggatgaGGACTTCGGTGATGTGCCAAATAGAGATGAAGACATGAAAGAGGGTTCAACTTCAACAAGTGCATCTTTTGTTACTAAACCACGAAGACCTTCCAAAACAAGCACggcaaaaggaaaaggaaggaagTGTTGA
- the LOC127811937 gene encoding uncharacterized protein LOC127811937, with amino-acid sequence MPMRGVRRFGVSSKLSPRYMGPFGVLERVGSLAYRLALPPQLAHIHDVSMLRKYVVDPGHVIDYHSFVVQEDASYIELPTSIVDRKEKVFRNRTISYMKVCHEFSNKSREYGVTCCNGHTKPEVAHRFYASNLQPCR; translated from the exons atgccgatgaggggtgttcgacgctttgGAGTATCTAGCAAGTTGAGTCCTCGTTATATGGGACCGTTCGGGGTACTGGAGCGAGTCGGATCGTTGGCTTACCgattagctttaccccctcagcTAGCCCACATACATGATGTTTCTATGCTTCGCAAGTATGTGGTAGATCCCGGGCATGTTATTGATTATCACTCGTTCGTGGTGCAAGAGGACGCGTCGTATATCGAGTTGCCTACTAGTATTGTGGATCGGAAAGAGAAAGTGTTCCGCAACCGTACGATTTCCTACAtgaag GTTTgccatgaattttccaacaaGTCTCGCGAGTATGGCGTGActtgttgcaatggtcacaccaaACCTGAGGTCGCTCATCGCTTTTACGCTAGTAATTTGCAGCCTTGTAGGTAA